One Methylosarcina fibrata AML-C10 DNA segment encodes these proteins:
- the cobS gene encoding adenosylcobinamide-GDP ribazoletransferase, which produces MPHPKLFFLALGYYTRLPCPPAPDYRRLPEASVFLPAIGWLVGGLSAAAFALADLVWPQTVAVLAALIAGILLTGAFHEDGFADVCDGFGGGYGKQRILAIMKDSAIGVYGTLGILLLLLLKISLLGSMPSAAVPSILLAGHSLSRLMPLLLMHRYRYAREETSKGGAAAYRPALSDLVFASGLALIPFAWLPAASLAAVPPVLIAALWLGRYCHRHIGGYTGDCLGACQQVAESVFYLSISALWTFI; this is translated from the coding sequence ATGCCTCATCCGAAACTGTTTTTCCTGGCGCTGGGTTACTATACGCGCCTGCCGTGTCCTCCGGCCCCGGATTATCGAAGGCTGCCGGAAGCCTCGGTTTTTCTTCCCGCAATCGGCTGGCTGGTCGGCGGACTTTCGGCCGCGGCCTTTGCTCTGGCCGACCTCGTCTGGCCGCAAACGGTCGCGGTCCTTGCCGCTCTGATCGCCGGCATTTTACTCACCGGCGCTTTTCACGAGGACGGCTTCGCCGACGTCTGCGACGGCTTCGGCGGCGGCTACGGCAAGCAGCGCATTCTGGCAATCATGAAGGATTCGGCGATCGGCGTTTACGGCACGCTGGGGATTCTGTTGCTGCTTCTGCTGAAAATCAGCCTGCTCGGCTCGATGCCGTCCGCCGCCGTTCCGTCGATTTTATTGGCGGGGCACAGCCTCAGCCGGCTGATGCCGTTGCTGCTGATGCACCGTTACCGCTATGCCCGCGAAGAAACCAGCAAAGGCGGCGCCGCGGCCTATCGCCCGGCACTTTCCGATCTCGTTTTCGCGTCCGGCCTCGCACTGATCCCTTTCGCCTGGCTGCCGGCAGCCAGCCTCGCGGCCGTTCCGCCGGTGTTGATCGCCGCCTTGTGGCTCGGCCGGTATTGCCACCGCCACATCGGCGGCTATACCGGCGATTGCCTCGGCGCCTGCCAGCAGGTCGCAGAATCCGTGTTTTATCTCAGCATCAGCGCCTTATGGACATTTATCTGA
- a CDS encoding AlbA family DNA-binding domain-containing protein, producing the protein MKRLLLLMMLIWRQQLKLYLIAALAGAVIGILVLAPSYDYINAREQDADALSSIEYMLSQVKDLLMGRISQNNLLLIIFYAEIGAMIGVLSLGLYKVIHHRFMPIDRLKSELDKDLPSIIRQGEGPYLEFKSTFRWDLAESRINRALEGVVLKTLAGFLNSHVGGTLLIGVADNGEILGLEKDYQTLKRPDQDGFEQALMTSISSNLGADLCSFVHVLFHVIDRKDVCRLIVSPSRRPVFLDQGNGPKFYVRTGGATRDLNIQEALDYVPGRWKRLK; encoded by the coding sequence ATGAAAAGACTTCTCTTGTTGATGATGCTGATCTGGCGTCAGCAGTTAAAACTTTACTTGATCGCCGCCCTGGCCGGAGCCGTCATCGGCATACTCGTGCTCGCCCCGAGCTACGATTACATCAACGCACGTGAACAGGACGCCGATGCGCTGTCCTCGATCGAATACATGCTGAGCCAGGTCAAGGACCTGCTGATGGGACGGATTTCCCAGAACAATTTGCTGCTGATCATCTTCTATGCCGAAATCGGGGCGATGATCGGCGTGTTGTCGCTCGGGCTCTACAAGGTCATCCATCACCGCTTCATGCCGATCGACCGCCTGAAGTCGGAACTGGACAAGGACCTGCCGTCGATCATTCGGCAGGGCGAAGGTCCCTATCTGGAATTCAAATCGACGTTTCGCTGGGATCTGGCCGAATCGCGCATCAACCGCGCCCTCGAGGGCGTGGTCCTGAAGACCCTGGCGGGTTTTCTGAACAGCCATGTCGGAGGCACGCTGCTGATCGGTGTCGCCGACAACGGCGAGATCCTGGGTCTGGAAAAAGACTATCAGACGCTGAAACGGCCCGATCAGGACGGCTTCGAGCAGGCCTTGATGACCTCCATTTCCAGCAATCTGGGCGCCGATCTCTGTTCTTTCGTCCATGTGCTGTTCCACGTGATCGACCGCAAGGACGTGTGCCGGCTGATCGTTTCGCCGTCGCGCCGGCCCGTATTTCTCGACCAGGGCAACGGTCCCAAATTCTACGTACGAACCGGAGGCGCCACCCGCGACCTGAACATTCAGGAAGCGCTGGATTATGTCCCGGGCCGGTGGAAACGGCTCAAATAA